The Streptomyces sp. Mut1 genome window below encodes:
- a CDS encoding complex I subunit 1/NuoH family protein, with amino-acid sequence MNDVLDVALRIVIVFAVFMVLPLVVGQTEHKVMAHMQGRLGPMYAGGFHGWAQLVADGVKFAQKEDIVPAGADRKVFRLAPAVALLPYLLVIVAIPVGPGEGAVGQVIDAGIFFVLAVMGVGVLGSLMAGWASANKFSLLGGLRTAAQLLAYELPMLLAAASVAMAAGTVSLPGILDAFEWWWLPWQIIGALVFFVAGLAELQRPPFDMPVADSEIIFGAYTEYTGLRFALFLLAEYAGIVVLCGLTTVLFLGGWHGPMGADGLGWVWTLLKTGILAFVVIWLRVSYPRLREDQLQKLAWTTLIPLALAQIALTGIVKVAII; translated from the coding sequence GTGAACGACGTACTGGACGTCGCCCTCCGCATCGTCATCGTCTTCGCCGTCTTCATGGTCCTCCCCCTCGTCGTCGGCCAGACCGAACACAAGGTGATGGCCCACATGCAGGGCCGCCTGGGCCCGATGTACGCGGGCGGCTTCCACGGCTGGGCCCAGCTCGTCGCGGACGGCGTGAAGTTCGCGCAGAAGGAAGACATCGTCCCGGCCGGCGCCGACCGCAAGGTCTTCCGCCTCGCGCCGGCCGTCGCGCTGCTCCCGTACCTGCTGGTGATCGTCGCGATCCCGGTCGGCCCGGGGGAGGGCGCGGTAGGCCAGGTCATCGACGCGGGCATCTTCTTCGTGCTCGCGGTGATGGGCGTCGGCGTACTCGGCTCGCTGATGGCCGGCTGGGCGTCGGCCAACAAGTTCTCCCTGCTCGGCGGCCTCCGCACCGCCGCCCAACTGCTCGCGTACGAACTGCCGATGCTGCTCGCCGCCGCCTCGGTGGCGATGGCGGCCGGCACGGTCTCGCTGCCCGGCATCCTCGACGCGTTCGAGTGGTGGTGGCTGCCGTGGCAGATCATCGGCGCGCTGGTCTTCTTCGTGGCCGGGCTCGCCGAACTCCAGCGCCCGCCCTTCGACATGCCGGTCGCCGACTCGGAGATCATCTTCGGTGCGTACACCGAGTACACCGGCCTCCGCTTCGCGCTGTTCCTGCTCGCCGAGTACGCCGGCATCGTCGTGCTGTGCGGGCTGACCACCGTCCTGTTCCTCGGCGGCTGGCACGGCCCGATGGGCGCCGACGGGCTCGGCTGGGTCTGGACGCTCCTGAAGACCGGCATCCTCGCCTTCGTCGTCATCTGGCTGCGCGTGAGCTACCCGCGCCTGCGCGAGGACCAGTTGCAGAAGCTCGCCTGGACCACACTCATTCCGCTCGCTCTCGCGCAGATCGCGCTCACCGGCATCGTGAAGGTGGCGATCATCTAG